Proteins encoded together in one Argiope bruennichi chromosome 1, qqArgBrue1.1, whole genome shotgun sequence window:
- the LOC129967812 gene encoding teneurin-m-like isoform X4, whose amino-acid sequence MLGCDPPRDSGRRLHQQLSGLSSSNSSDDEDAINSDATFTGSEVALARDSTLVLPCRRLMDNTPGLGTSHKLSMGKPGGKGPQNLGANNNALNSGDNGPENQLRENDQDFSSCLARTPSGSIFIPGDVPKLPASLKKSEANASHGSSHHGDVKSAERCHLPYPSTTSVPGIPVRNNLRRPLSSRFSHSRFQFRKTLSSRCSWKCTAIIFMFLSLVLLTSLTYFIAVAVLNWQYANKHPCPVMIEDMGRSSDGTEIKSTYPLCKCNLPHAHLRKIRDVGSYSSSTEAIDSISTTQKTTLDELSDVSSGELPSAMEPADQNEFKVVSSPDIDLSEDYLIPMEKNEPTNKNKREKFPMAEELRLRDSSKTNIRPNTINIMSSPEALIQDASAIFHNHFDHNATANKVPPHYVEESVIDPPILLPKNSESPENVYKYPEYEQVDKQYIPDSGPAAETEPSEDIIPITETETDVQIEENKLPRLGVPHFNVDYVSSIPENVTESTHSANDTVESTTSVYNEMSKVSTYSTTAAKEFRSEVDEEIVTEAVPTASVDIETTMSTRTTDAEFFGPSSLPSKTLPPTTETFSEIYLGKMYSRKVESFGHWNIHFQQHVPSLVRFNYSLPEGASIGIYGRRNGIPTHTRYDFVEILDTRKKDKNKRATKDYYIMEFVQFLDQGSWYISVYNDGEQPQQVAFIPNLTDQSSLPCPYDCHGHGTCVMGSCICEPDFAGESCSSRVCPVLCSGRGHYMNGECFCNPSWKGKECQLREDECEVPDCNGHGDCIDGVCRCFPGYKGFHCEEVDCLDPACSEHGTCANGMCICRKGWKGADCGEPDSDSLRCLPDCSEHGHFDVEQQRCICDEHWSGPDCSQERCDLDCGYHGRCQGNVCICNIGWSGPKCNEKQCDPRCNEHGQCVNGTCICIQGWNGYYCTLEGCPQSCNKHGTCIKVNEDWQCKCDDDWSGESCSIPLEKICDDKIDNDNDGLIDCADSECCKSKACENNPLCFSSPSPLDILLRKQPPAVTASFFQRMQFLIEDGSVQSYAHKTAFNETMFWNNFNASRVAVIRGCVVSTMGNGLKGVRVGVASDHKLGFTITRDTGWFDLMVNGGGAVNLLFQRDPFKPLEHTVVVPWNEIVVVNKIVMKIKEDTLPDYRSNLCMEHDYDNMKPVVLATWKHGFQGGCPDKSAILAESQVVQESLSIPGTNLHLVYHSSRMGGYLSTIQLRLTPDEVPPSLRFIHLKISIEGILFEKVFEAAAAIKFTYSWDRRNIYRQKVYGAATATVYVGYEYSSCPHVIWEVQTTQVSGHDMSISEIGGWNLDIHHRYNFHEGILQKGDGTNIYLKNKPRVLVTAMGDGHQRPMHCHQCDGVAKRQRLLAPVALAAAPDGSLYVGDFNLIRRISLDGHVTTVVELSAAQVAYRYHLAVGPADGKLYISDPEKHQVFRAIEYMNIPDIKNNIEIVVGSGGKCLPGDKMLCGDGRKARDAKLAYPKGLAISAYGEIYIADGTNIRMVDRNGIIHTIIGDHYHKSHWKPFPCGRTVSLSQVHLRWPTELAINPLDNSLHILDDHIVLRLTPDKRLRVVAGRPMQCPILPPSAEKSDIAIESYLESPQSISFSPNGDLYIAESDSQLINRVRVVSSEGRIITYAGAESKCSCLDINCKCFDEDNNLAAKSQLSTISSIAITPDGCLHICDQGNLRIRSVVTSLPKANELGEFHIYSSETQEIYIFNRHGQHTATKNILTGKTMYLFSYNVNTSLGKLSTVTDEAGNKIYILRDYTNQVNTIENTQGGKCQLEVSRMQMLHSFTTPDNFKTSFEYQGSTGLLRSKLDSSRKAYVFNYDNYGRLIHAVTPTGQIIQLIYNLSIKGASVTVTQNNKEILSLLIRGLDVTKSTGLMQQRITQFQDGSLILSLDDSKIIEMETVPSPVITDQNEVLGEIFPVPAKLKATLSDDVVQRFEWKYYLRREGKGKNRQITQVGRKMKVNGEILVAIEFDREQYSEIVYDKNQIPLVTVHFDELGRPTQWQPSQNITPVQLRYDKFGRLERWERGSLSEHYSFDINGRLADIRFSDSSGIMYKYDDGKAALPTEVILPSGSRYLLQYDSVGSLQNILMPNGHKHEIAIQISFGFYKQLYLSPGVKHPYVIQTNEFGQILVKRLPKNKGRVLYKYNEGGLLSTLFCGHERTDFNYYDHKSLLKSIVKTASGVELKIDYRYHGSLLKEERHRFSSRSGMDGAKFKFVYDGRLSSAVVEINGKSSSEIKYRYNTETGILEQIQHFIIHRPKVNSIFIQDEMRQYSKTIGLDAYGRIVVLAVTLWNKEIYSLNLVYDNRNRVKQSHMKIGREGTPNVCNYSYTLDGFIEEVQGADKWKYSYDINGNLNSINDGQHQLSLRYDDSDRLLGYGDSVPYTVDDRGFIVQRGEEKFTFNADGQLTHAFQLHQYEAFYYYDHKDRLIARKDHRGHVTQFFYSDPQHEERVTHLHYPKDEITFIYIYDSSGHLMYIQQEGIKYYVASDHLGSPVALFNAEGVIIKEMNRTPFGRMLSDNNPDFYLPVDFQGGIRDPLTNLIHYGGRVYDPLGAQWLVPDLNSMHKLLKNPYQLHLHRFHNNDPINPFKEADRLTDLEDWLAVVGFNTNNIMSSHCPVESCSKVSYLEERSPAISGISCAINSLSMEFHKFSTVPKTEVKISNTFPHTVHPRLTTIQSVLGDGVLLSNHNGKALVNTVSDGPTILRDVVVTVFNETNMMNLYFSKNGQDSFFFVQEDASRAQRNWDQLQRLGTMFNVTMHNVDPNEGGSGQVDIKLQSPSMILNIRYGTTVDDEYRRLVRLGKHRAVEEAWQLEKELAISGHKSMYEWSKLEMEELISSGSIAKYHGAYIHDVGQFPELVDDPSNIIFKKESSRKRRNRPRKPK is encoded by the exons CAGTTGCAGTTTTAAATTGGCAGTATGCAAATAAACACCCTTGTCCTGTGATGATAGAAGATATGGGCCGAAGTAGTGATGGAACAGAAATTAAAAGTACGTACCCTTTATGCAAATGTAATCTACCGCATGCCCATTTAAGAAAAATTCGAGATGTAGGCAGTTATTCTAGCAGCACAGAAGCTATTGACTCTATATCTACTACTCAAAAAACGACTCTTGATGAATTGAGTGATGTATCAAGTGGAGAACTTCCAAGTGCAATGGAACCTGCTGATCAGAATGAATTTAAGGTTGTTAGTTCTCCTGATATTGATCTAAGTGAGGACTATTTGATTCCAATGGAGAAAAATGAGCCCACAAAcaagaataaaagagaaaagtTTCCTATGGCTGAAGAATTAAGACTCAGGGATAGTTCAAAAACTAATATTAGGccaaatactattaatataatgTCTAGTCCTGAAGCTTTAATACAAGATGCTTCTGCAATATTTCACAATCATTTTGACCACAATGCCACAGCCAATAAAGTTCCTCCACATTATGTCGAAGAAAGTGTAATAGATCCGCCAATCTTGTTGCCAAAAAATTCAGAATCAccagaaaatgtttataaatatcccGAATATGAGCAAGTAGATAAACAGTACATTCCTGATTCTGGACCTGCTGCTGAAACTGAACCCAGTGAAGATATCATACCTATCACAGAAACTGAAACAGATGTACAAATTGAGGAAAATAAACTGCCACGTTTAGGTGTTCCTCACTTTAATGTTGATTATGTAAGTAGTATCCCAGAAAATGTAACTGAATCTACACATTCAGCAAATGATACTGTAGAATCAACAACAAGTGTTTATAATGAAATGTCCAAAGTCTCTACTTATAGTACAACAGCTGCCAAAGAGTTCAGAAGTGAAGTTGATGAGGAGATTGTCACTGAAGCTGTTCCTACAGCCTCAGTTGACATTGAGACAACTATGAGTACAAGAACAACTGATGCAGAGTTTTTTG GTCCATCATCTCTGCCATCTAAAACATTACCACCAACTAcagaaacattttcagaaatttatttaggGAAAATGTATTCACGTAAAGTTGAATCTTTTGGACACTGGAATATCCATTTTCAACAGCATGTTCCTTCATTAGTGAGATTTAATTATTCACTGCCAGAAGGTGCTAGTATTGGCATTTATGGAAGAAGAAATGGTATACCAACCCATACAAGATACGATTTTGTTGAAATCTTGGATACaaggaaaaaagataaaaataaacggGCAACAAAG GATTATTATATTATGGAGTTTGTGCAATTTTTGGATCAAGGTTCTTGGTATATATCTGTATATAATGATGGGGAACAACCACAGCAAGTTGCCTTTATTCCAAATCTAACTG ATCAATCTAGTCTTCCATGTCCCTATGATTGTCATGGGCATGGTACTTGTGTGATGGGTAGTTGTATCTGTGAACCAGACTTTGCTGGTGAATCATGTTCTAGTC GAGTATGCCCTGTCCTCTGCAGTGGTCGAGGGCATTACATGAATGGAGAGTGCTTTTGTAATCCTAGTTGGAAAGGAAAGGAATGTCAGTTGAGAGAAGATGAATGTGAAGTTCCAGATTGTAATGGCCATGGTGATTGCATTGATGGAGTGTGTCGATGTTTTCCTGGTTATAAAGGATTTCACTGTGAAGAAG ttGACTGTCTTGACCCTGCTTGCTCTGAACATGGCACTTGTGCCAATGGTATGTGCATTTGTCGCAAAGGCTGGAAAGGAGCAGATTGTGGAGAACCTGATTCAGACTCTCTTCGATGTCTACCTGATTGTTCTGAGCATGGACATTTTGATGTGGAGCAGCAAAGATGTATCTGTGATGAACACTGGTCTGGTCCAGATTGCTCTCAAG aacgGTGTGACTTGGATTGTGGTTATCATGGTCGTTGTCAAGGAAATGTCTGCATTTGCAACATTGGATGGTCTGGACCCAAATGTAATGAGAAACAATGTGATCCTCGTTGCAATGAACATGGACAATGCGTAAATGGAACATGTATTTGCATCCAGGGTTGGAATGGATACTATTGTACTttag aGGGTTGTCCCCAATCTTGTAACAAGCATGGTACTTGCATAAAAGTAAATGAAGATTGGCAATGCAAGTGTGATGACGACTGGTCAGGAGAGAGTTGTAGCATACCATTGGAAAAGATATGTGATGATAAGATAGATAATGATAATG ATGGTTTAATTGATTGTGCTGACAGTGAATGCTGCAAGTCCAAAGCTTGTGAAAATAATCCTTTATGCTTTTCATCGCCTTCTCCATTGGACATTTTATTACGTAAACAGCCACCTGCTGTGACTGCCTCATTCTTCCAACGTATGCAATTTCTCATTGAGGATGGATCTGTTCAGAGTTATGCTCATAAAACTGCATTTAATGAGAC tatgttttggaataatttcaATGCCAG ccGTGTTGCTGTCATCCGAGGCTGTGTTGTCAGCACTATGGGAAATGGACTGAAAGGTGTCCGAGTTGGAGTTGCTTCAGACCATAAACTTGGATTTACCATTACTAGAGATACTGGCTG GTTTGATTTAATGGTAAATGGTGGTGGTGCAGTCAATCTTCTCTTTCAAAGAGATCCTTTTAAGCCTCTTGAACACACAGTTGTAGTTCCTTGGAATGAAATAGTTGTGGTGAATAAAATTGTCATGAAAATTAAGGAAGACACTTTGCCTGATTACAGATCAAACTTGTGCATGGAACATGATTATGACAACATGAAACCTGTTGTTTTAGCTACTTGGAAGCATGGCTTTCAAGGTGGATGCCCAGATAAGAGTGCTATTTTAGCTGAATCACAG gtGGTACAAGAAAGTCTATCCATACCTGGCACAAATTTGCATTTAGTATACCACAGCAGTCGAATGGGTGGCTACCTTTCTACTATCCAACTAAGGCTAACACCAGATGAAGTCCCACCAAGTTTGCGATTTATTCACTTGAAAATATCTATTGAAGGAATCTTGTTTGAAAAAGTCTTTGAGGCTGCTGCTGCCATTAAATTCACTTATTCTTGGGACAGAAGAAATATTTACAGGCAAAAAGTTTATGGAGCAGCTACTGCAACTg TTTATGTGGGATATGAATATAGTTCCTGCCCCCATGTTATTTGGGAAGTACAGACCACTCAAGTTAGTGGACATGATATGAGTATTTCTGAAATTGGAGGTTGGAATTTGGATATTCACCACCGTTATAATTTCCATGAAG gTATCCTTCAAAAAGGTGATGGAACAAATATTTACTTGAAGAATAAGCCTCGTGTTTTGGTTACTGCAATGGGAGATGGTCACCAGAGACCAATGCATTGTCATCAATGTGATGGTGTTGCTAAGAGACAAAGACTTTTAGCTCCTGTGGCACTAGCAGCAGCTCCAGATGGAAGTCTATATGTtggagattttaatttaattcgcaGAATTTCTTTAGATGGGCATGTGACAACTGTAGTAGAACTTAG TGCTGCTCAAGTGGCATACAGATATCACTTAGCTGTTGGTCCTGCTGATGGGAAACTGTACATCTCTGATCCGGAGAAGCATCAAGTTTTCCGTGCTATTGAGTATATGAATATTCCCGATATTAAGAATAACATTGAAATAGTTGTGGGTAGTGGCGGAAAATGTCTTCCAGGAGATAAAATGCTTTGTGGAGATGGAAGAAAAGCTAGAGATGCTAAATTAGCATATCCGaaag GATTGGCAATATCAGCATATGGTGAAATTTACATTGCTGATGGTACCAACATAAGAATGGTGGATCGTAATGGTATCATACACACAATTATTGGAGATCACTATCATAAAAGCCATTGGAAACCTTTCCCATGTGGCAGAACTGTTTCCTTATCTCag gtTCATCTGAGATGGCCTACTGAGTTAGCCATTAATCCATTAGACAATTCTCTTCACATATTGGATGACCATATTGTTCTTCGTCTTACTCCAGACAAGCGTTTGAGAGTTGTTGCTGGACGTCCCATGCAATGTCCCATACTACCTCCATCTGCTGAAAAGTCTGATATTGCAATTGAAAGCTACTTGGAATCTCCTCAAAGCATTTCTTTCTCTCCGAATGGAGACTTGTACATTGCAGAAAGCGACTCTCAACTCATCAACAGAGTACGAGTTGTCAGCAGTGAAGGCAGAATTATTACATATGCTGGTGCTGAATCCAAATGCAGCTGCCTGGACATCAATTGCAAATGCTTTGATGAAGACAATAACTTAGCAGCCAAGTCCCAGTTGAGCACAATATCTTCTATTGCAATTACCCCAGATGGCTGCTTGCACATCTGTGACCAGGGAAATTTACGCATCAGATCAGTTGTAACATCACTACCGAAAGCAAATGAGCTTGGAGAATTCCACATATATTCTTCAGAGACTCAAGAAATTTATATCTTCAACAGACATGGGCAACATACAGCTACCAAGAACATTCTCACTGGAAAAACTATGTACTTGTTCTCTTATAATGTCAACACCAGTCTTGGAAAACTTAGCACTGTGACAGATGAGGCCGGGAATAAGATATACATCCTGAGGGATTATACTAATCAGGTGAATACTATAGAAAATACTCAAGGTGGCAAGTGCCAGCTGGAAGTGTCTAGAATGCAAATGCTACATTCCTTTACCACTCCAGATAATTTCAAGACATCTTTTGAATATCAGGGTAGTACAGGATTGCTTAGGAGTAAACTGGACAGTTCAAGAAAGGCATACGTTTTCAACTATGATAATTATGGTCGGCTGATACATGCTGTTACCCCAACAGGCCAAATTATTCAACTTATTTATAATCTGAGCATTAAAGGAGCATCTGTTACTGTCACACAGAATAATAAGGAGATTCTTTCTCTGCTGATAAGAGGATTGGATGTCACCAAGAGCACTG gTCTGATGCAACAACGTATCACACAGTTCCAAGATGGAAGTCTGATTCTTTCATTGGATGATTCTAAGATTATTGAAATGGAAACTGTCCCTAGTCCTGTTATTACTGATCAGAATGAAGTTTTGGGTGAAATCTTTCCAGTTCCTGCAAAACTGAAAGCAACTCTTAGTGATGATGTGGTGCAGAGATTTGAGTGGAAATATTATCTCAGAAGAGAAGGAAAGGGCAAGAATCGACAGATTACTCAAGTTGGGAGAAAAATGAAG gTAAATGGAGAAATTCTGGTTGCTATAGAATTTGACCGGGAGCAATACAGTGAGATTGTGTATGACAAAAATCAAATTCCCCTGGTCACTGTCCACTTTGATGAACTGGGAAGACCAACACAGTGGCAGCCAAGCCAAAATATAACACCTGTTCAATTGAGATATGACAAATTTGGTCGTCTGGAACGATGGGAGAGAGGGTCTCTTTCTGAACATTACTCTTTTGACATCAATGGACGCCTGGCTGACATTCGATTCTCAGACAGCAGTGGAATTATGTACAAATATGATGATGGCAAGGCGGCTTTG CCTACAGAAGTGATTCTTCCCAGCGGCAGTCGCTATCTCCTACAATATGATTCCGTTGGAAGTCTTCAGAATATTCTGATGCCAAATGGTCATAAACACGAAATAGCAATTCAAATATCATTCGGATTTTATAAGCAACTTTATTTGTCACCTGGTGTCAAGCATCCATACGTGATACAAACAAATGAATTTGGTCAGATCCTGGTGAAACGGCTTCCCAAGAACAAAGGAAGAGTTCTTTACAAATATAACGAAGGAGGTCTGCTTTCTACCCTGTTCTGTGGACATGAACGCACCGATTTTAATTACTACGATCACAAGTCCTTATTAAAATCCATCGTTAAAACTGCTTCTGGTGTGGAATTGAAAATTGATTACAGATACCATGGTTCACTTTTGAAAGAAGAACGCCATCGATTCAGCAGTCGCAGTGGCATGGATGGCGCCAAATTCAAATTCGTTTACGATGGTCGTTTGTCTTCTGCAGTTGTGGAAATAAACGGCAAAAGTTCGTCAGAAATAAAATACAGGTACAATACTGAAACCGGAATACTCGAGCAAATCCAGCATTTCATTATTCACAGACCTAAAGTCAACAGCATATTCATCCAAGACGAAATGAGGCAATATTCTAAAACCATCGGCTTGGATGCATATGGTAGAATTGTTGTACTTGCCGTTACTCTATGGAATAAAGAGATATATTCTCTGAATTTGGTTTATGATAATCGAAATCGAGTCAAGCAATCCCACATGAAAATTGGACGAGAGGGCACACCTAATGTCTGCAATTATTCTTACACATTAGATGGTTTTATTGAAGAAGTCCAGGGAGCTGACAAATGGAAATATTCTTATGACATCAATGGAAATTTGAATAGTATAAATGATGGTCAACATCAGCTGTCTCTCCGATACGATGATAGTGATCGTTTGTTAGGGTATGGCGATTCAGTTCCCTATACCGTGGATGACAGAGGATTTATTGTTCAGAGAGGTGAAGAAAAGTTCACCTTTAATGCTGATGGACAGTTGACTCATGCATTCCAACTCCATCAGtatgaagcattttattattatgatcaCAAGGATAGGCTGATAGCTAGGAAAGATCACCGAGGCCATGTCACTCAATTTTTCTATTCTGATCCTCAACACGAGGAAAGGGTCACACATTTACACTATCCAAAAgatgaaataacatttatttacatatatgacAGCAGTGGCCATCTAATGTATATCCAACAGGAAGGTATTAAGTACTATGTAGCCAGTGACCACTTAGGTTCGCCAGTTGCCCTTTTCAATGCAGAAGGTGTCATCATAAAAGAGATGAACCGAACTCCCTTTGGAAGAATGTTATCTGATAACAATCCTGACTTTTATCTGCCAGTAGATTTCCAAGGTGGTATAAGAGATCCACTTACCAACTTGATTCATTATGGTGGACGTGTCTATGATCCTCTTGGTGCTCAGTGGCTTGTTCCGGATTTGAATTCAATgcataaattgttgaaaaatccaTACCAGTTGCATCTGCATCGATTCCATAATAATGATCCCATCAATCCTTTCAAGGAAGCTGATCGTCTAACTg ACTTGGAAGACTGGCTAGCTGTTGTTGGGTTCAATACCAACAACATTATGTCATCTCATTGCCCTGTGGAAAGTTGCAGCAAAGTTTCCTATCTGGAAGAACGTTCACCAGCCATATCTGGAATCAGCTGTGCCATCAATTCCCTGTCCATGGAATTCCATAAGTTCTCAACTGTTCCTAAGACAGAAGTAAAGATCAGCAACACTTTCCCCCACACTGTCCACCCTCGCCTTACCACCATACAGTCAGTACTTGGAGATGGCGTACTATTGTCCAACCACAATGGAAAAGCTCTGGTGAACACAGTTTCTGATGGGCCAACTATATTAAGGGATGTTGTTGTCACAGTTTTCAATGAGACGAATATGATGAACTTGTATTTCTCGAAGAATGGTCAGGATTCTTTCTTCTTTGTCCAAGAGGATGCCAGCAGAGCACAGAGAAATTGGGACCAGCTACAGCGATTGGGTACCATGTTCAATGTGACCATGCACAATGTGGATCCAAATGAAGGAGGAAGTGGTCAAGTAGATATCAAGCTTCAAAGTCCCAGCATGATTCTGAATATTCGATATGGTACAACTGTGGACGACGAGTACCGCAGGCTTGTGCGCTTGGGAAAACATAGAGCCGTGGAAGAAGCTTGGCAATTGGAGAAAGAACTTGCCATCAGTGGACACAAGAGCATGTACGAGTGGTCTAAACTGGAAATGGAAGAGCTTATATCAAGTGGTAGCATTGCTAAATATCATGGTGCTTATATCCATGATGTTGGGCAATTCCCGGAACTTGTGGACGATCCtagtaacattatttttaaaaaagagagctCTCGGAAGAGGAGGAACAGACCTCGAAAGCCAAAATAG